One genomic segment of Pongo pygmaeus isolate AG05252 chromosome 19, NHGRI_mPonPyg2-v2.0_pri, whole genome shotgun sequence includes these proteins:
- the LOC129017349 gene encoding keratin-associated protein 9-4-like, producing MTHCCSPCCQPTCCRTTCCRTTCWKPTTVTTCSSTPCCQPSCCVSSCCQPCCRPTCCQSTCCQPTCVTSCCQPSCCSTPCCQPTCCGSSYGQSSSCAPVYCRRTCYHPTTVCLPGCFNQSCGSSYCQPCCRPACCETTCCRTTCFQPTCVSSCCQPSCC from the coding sequence ATGACCCACTGTTGCTCCCCTTGCTGTCAGCCTACATGCTGCAGGACCACCTGCTGCAGGACCACTTGCTGGAAGCCCACCACAGTGACCACCTGCAGCAGCACACCCTGCTGCCAGCCCTCTTGCTGTGTGTCCAGCTGCtgccagccttgctgccgcccaACTTGCTGTCAAAGCACCTGCTGCCAGCCCACCTGTGTGACCAGCTGCTGCCAGCCTTCCTGCTGCAGCACACCCTGCTGCCAGCCCACCTGCTGTGGGTCCAGCTATGGCCAGAGCAGCTCCTGTGCACCTGTGTACTGCAGAAGAACCTGCTACCACCCCACGACTGTCTGCCTGCCTGGTTGCTTCAACCAGAGCTGTGGCTCCAGCTACTGCCAGCCCTGCTGCCGCCCAGCCTGCTGTGAGACCACCTGCTGCAGGACCACTTGCTTCCAGCCCACCTGTGTGTCCAGCTGCTGCCAGCCTTCTTGCTGCTGA
- the LOC129017420 gene encoding keratin-associated protein 9-2-like yields MTHCCSPCCQPTCCRTTCCRTTCWKPTTVTTCSSTPCCQPSCCVSSCCQPCCHPTCCQNTCCRTTCCQPTCVTSCCQPSCCSTSCCQPTCCGSSCCGQTSCGSSYGQSSSCAPVYCRRTCYHPTTVCLPGCFNQSCGSSCCQPCCRPACCETTCCRTTCFQPTCVSSGCQPSCC; encoded by the coding sequence ATGACCCACTGTTGCTCCCCTTGCTGTCAGCCTACATGCTGCAGGACCACCTGCTGCAGGACCACTTGCTGGAAGCCCACCACTGTGACCACCTGCAGCAGCACACCCTGCTGCCAGCCCTCCTGCTGTGTGTCCAGCTGCtgccagccttgctgccacccaACTTGCTGTCAAAACACCTGCTGCAGGACAACCTGCTGCCAGCCCACCTGTGTGACCAGCTGCTGCCAGCCTTCCTGCTGCAGCACATCCTGCTGCCAGCCCACCTGCTGTGGGTCCAGCTGCTGTGGCCAAACCAGCTGTGGGTCCAGCTATGGTCAGAGCAGCTCCTGTGCACCTGTGTACTGCAGAAGAACCTGCTACCACCCCACGACTGTCTGCCTGCCTGGTTGCTTCAACCAGAGCTGTGGCTCCAGCTGCTGCCAGCCCTGCTGCCGCCCAGCCTGCTGTGAGACCACCTGCTGCAGGACCACTTGCTTCCAGCCCACCTGTGTGTCCAGCGGCTGCCAGCCTTCTTGCTGCTGA